One stretch of Urocitellus parryii isolate mUroPar1 chromosome 12, mUroPar1.hap1, whole genome shotgun sequence DNA includes these proteins:
- the Zc3h6 gene encoding zinc finger CCCH domain-containing protein 6 isoform X1 produces MTDSEHAGLGREDDELEDGEIDDAGFEETQEHEAKEDEKQKNEKAYRKSRKKHKKEREKKKSKRRKREKHKHNSPSSDDSSDYSLDSDVEHTESSHKKRTGFYRDYDIPFSQHGHISGSYMTSKKDQHNKKFKSKEYDEYSAYSDDNFGSYSDDNFGSYSQETEEDFANQLKQYRQAKETSSTSLGSSFSKESGKKTRLKGAQQGTEQRIKSFNISRGRGLPKKIKRKDRGGRVNKGPGVFSGMDDFQEYSKPGKKWKVMTQEFINQHTVEHKGKQICKYFLEGRCIKGDQCKFDHDAELEKRKEICKFYLQGYCTKGENCIYMHNEFPCKFYHSGAKCYQGDNCKFSHDDLTKETKKLLDKVLNMDEELINEDERELEELRKRGITPLPKPPPGVGLLPTPPEHFPFSDPEDDFQTDLSDDFKKIPSLFEIVVKPTVDLAHKIGKKPPAYYNSASPPGPQFQGSSPCSQHIYSSGSSPGPGPNMSQGQNSPVMLPGSPGHHPCVGPSGLPVPQSPPEIVGPHSQPDTPLTPSSVSGTYHSPGFPGHAVKVPRENHCSPSSSYQQIPGEMQLNTNYESLQNPAEFYDNYYSQHAAHNFQPPDNSGDGMWHGEFAQQQPSIAEDSPNLGSGHDTSSSLTGHGQLSTPGLLPAVQRALFLRLTQRYQEDEELASNHPHRTPSKEEDDTGNWYSSSEEEEGSSVKSILRTLQKQTETLRSQQQPSSELSPPTDPRLAKEKNKGSQVVDPRLRNIPRQDARKSSESVPVDLRLAWDPRKLRGNGSGHTSSSVGGAKFDLHHANAGANIKQKRGDDDEEDTERELREKAFLIPLDSSPGVILQDPRSQLRQFSHIKMDIILSKPNFAKHIVWAPEDLLPVPLPKPDPVSSINLPLPPLIADQRLHRLWNTKGDLQQNPLSMDPKLATKAKSNPTNREGYLEQFGDLHSSGSKLGDPRLQKNFDPRLHRLPSTESHQVGMKESHTSKNAPQLARLSPGSSQPSGAVTSSPSPGALYPYAPKLSSSTGLPLGTPSSVLSGISLYDPREQGSSPTSELATASLGENAENQKKSGGLKNNDKIEPPGEAILAPKTTPNVEVTVAGLADTQADVLRSSGKVQVPAVHSLPIQALAGLIRPPYSDPRQVRQPGQGSPTPDSEPSRETDDRSLKEVFKTFDPTASPFC; encoded by the exons AGAAGATGATGAATTAGAAGATGGTGAAATAGATGATGCAGGATTTGAAGAAACACAAGAGCATGAAGCAAAAGaggatgaaaaacagaaaaatgagaaagcctacagaaaatcaagaaaaaaacacaagaaagaaagagagaagaagaaatccAAAAGGAGAAAACGTGAGAAACATAAG cATAATTCCCCATCTAGTGATGATAGTTCAGACTACAGTCTTGATTCAGATGTGGAACATACAGAAAGTTCTCACAAAAAAAGAACTGGTTTCTACAGGGATTATGACATTCCATTTTCTCAG CATGGACATATATCAGGAAGCTACATGACCTCAAAGAAGGATCAACATAACAAGAAGTTTAAAAGTAAAGAGTATGACGAGTACAGTGCCTACAGTGATGACAACTTTGGTAGCTACAGTGATGACAACTTTGGTAGCTACAGTCAGGAAACAGAGGAAGATTTTGCCAATCAGCTGAAACAGTACAGACAAGCTAAAGAAACCTCAAGTACTTCTTTAGGGTCATCATTTTCTAAAGaatcagggaaaaaaacaagactgAAAGGAGCTCAGCAAG gtACTGAACAGAGgattaaaagttttaatattagTCGTGGACGTGGTTTGCCGAAGAAAATCAAACGAAAAGACCGTGGAGGAAGAGTCAATAAAGGGCCCGGTGTTTTTTCAGGAATGGATGACTTTCAAGAG TATAGTAAACCAGGGAAAAAATGGAAGGTGATGACTCAGGAATTTATTAACCAGCACACCGTGGAACACAAAGGAAAGCAAATCTGTAAATACTTCTTGGAAGGAAGATGTATTAAG ggAGATCAATGTAAATTTGATCATGATGCTGagttggaaaagagaaaagagatctGCAAGTTTTATTTACAAGGATACTGTACCAAAGGAGAGAACTGCATTTATATGCATA atgAATTCCCATGCAAGTTTTATCATAGTGGAGCAAAATGTTATCAAGGAGACAACTGTAAATTTTCCCATGATGATttgacaaaagaaacaaagaaacttttGGATAAA GTGTTGAATATGGATGAAGAACTTATAAATGAAGATGAACGAGAATTAGAAGAACTTAGAAAGCGTGGCATAACTCCTCTTCCCAAACCACCTCCTGGAGTTGGGCTTTTGCCAACTCCACCAgagcattttcctttttctgatccTGAAGACGATTTTCAGACAGATCTCTCTGATGATTTCAAAAAAATTCCATCTCTTTTTGAAATAGTTGTAAAACCAACTGTGGATTTAGCACATAAAATTGGGAAGAA aCCACCAGCATATTATAATAGTGCCTCACCACCAGGACCACAATTTCAGGGAAGCAGCCCATGTTCTCAGCATATCTATAGTTCTGGGTCAAGTCCAGGTCCTGGACCTAACATGTCTCAGGGACAAAATAGTCCTGTGATGCTCCCAGGCTCACCTGGACATCACCCATGTGTTGGACCTTCAGGTCTACCAGTGCCACAGAGCCCACCTGAAATCGTAGGTCCTCATAGTCAACCAGATACACCCTTGACACCATCGAGTGTGAGTGGTACTTACCACTCGCCAGGCTTCCCGGGACATGCTGTGAAAGTGCCCAGAGAGAACCACTGCTCTCCAAGCTCATCATACCAGCAAATTCCTGGGGAAATGCAGCTCAATACCAATTATGAGTCCCTGCAGAACCCAGCTGAGTTTTATGACAATTATTATTCACAGCATGCTGCCCATAATTTTCAGCCTCCTGATAACTCTGGTG ATGGGATGTGGCATGGAGAATTTGCCCAGCAGCAACCCTCCATTGCTGAGGATTCACCTAACCTGGGAAGTGGGCATGACACCAGCAGCAGCCTGACAGGCCATGGCCAGCTGTCTACTCCAGGACTCCTCCCTGCTGTGCAGAGAGCTCTTTTCCTCCGACTTACTCAGAGATACCAAGAAGATGAAGAGTTAGCCAGCAACCACCCTCACAGGACACCAAGCAAGGAAGAAG ATGATACAGGTAACTGGTATTCCAGCagtgaagaggaagaaggaagcagTGTCAAGTCAATACTGAGAACGTTacagaaacaaacagaaacattAAGGAGCCAGCAACAACCTTCCTCAGAACTCAGCCCTCCTACTGACCCGAGACttgctaaagagaaaaataaaggaagtcaAGTGGTTGATCCTAGACTCAGGAACATCCCAAGACAAGATGCTAGAAAGTCTTCTGAGTCTGTCCCAGTGGATCTTAGACTTGCATGGGATCCCAGGAAACTAAGAGGGAACGGAAGTGGTCACACAAGCTCTTCTGTTGGTGGAGCCAAGTTTGATTTACATCATGCAAATGCTGGTGCTAATATCAAACAAAAACGAGGAGATGACGATGAAGAAGATACAGAAAGAGAATTGAGAGAAAAAGCTTTCTTAATACCTTTGGATTCTTCACCGGGTGTAATATTGCAGGATCCAAGGTCACAATTGAGACAGTTCAGTCACATCAAAATGGACATTATCCTAAGCAAACCCAACTTCGCAAAGCACATCGTGTGGGCTCCAGAAGACTTGCTTCCAGTACCTTTACCTAAGCCTGATCCAGTGTCTTCAATCAACTTACCTCTTCCCCCTCTTATAGCTGACCAGAGGCTCCATAGGCTATGGAACACAAAAGGTGATCTTCAGCAAAACCCACTGTCCATGGATCCAAAATTAGCAACCAAAGCCAAAAGTAATCCAACAAATAGAGAAGGCTACTTAGAACAATTTGGAGACTTGCACAGTTCAGGAAGTAAACTAGGAGATCCTAGGCTGCAAAAAAATTTCGATCCCAGACTTCACAGACTGCCCAGTACCGAGTCTCATCAAGTAGGTATGAAGGAATCACATACATCAAAGAATGCCCCTCAGTTAGCTAGATTGAGCCCTGGTTCATCACAGCCCTCAGGGGCAGTCACTAGCAGCCCTAGTCCTGGGGCTCTGTATCCATATGCCCCTAAGCTCTCCTCTTCAACAGGCCTTCCACTGGGAACTCCAAGTTCTGTCCTCAGTGGTATTAGTTTGTACGACCCCAGGGAGCAGGGTTCATCACCTACATCAGAGCTAGCCACAGCTTCTTTAGGAGAAAATGcagagaaccaaaaaaaaagtggtggtttaaaaaataatgacaaaatagaGCCTCCTGGAGAAGCAATCCTGGCACCGAAAACCACTCCAAATGTGGAAGTCACTGTCGCTGGGCTGGCTGACACACAAGCAGATGTTCTCAGGAGCTCTGGGAAGGTTCAGGTCCCAGCAGTGCATAGTCTTCCTATTCAGGCCTTGGCGGGCTTGATTAGACCCCCGTACAGCGATCCAAGGCAGGTGAGGCAACCAGGCCAGGGGAGCCCGACTCCAGACAGTGAGCCCAGTAGGGAAACAGATGACAGATCTCTAAAGgaggtttttaaaacttttgaccCGACGGCCTCACCATTTTGTTAG
- the Zc3h6 gene encoding zinc finger CCCH domain-containing protein 6 isoform X2, with protein sequence MTSKKDQHNKKFKSKEYDEYSAYSDDNFGSYSDDNFGSYSQETEEDFANQLKQYRQAKETSSTSLGSSFSKESGKKTRLKGAQQGTEQRIKSFNISRGRGLPKKIKRKDRGGRVNKGPGVFSGMDDFQEYSKPGKKWKVMTQEFINQHTVEHKGKQICKYFLEGRCIKGDQCKFDHDAELEKRKEICKFYLQGYCTKGENCIYMHNEFPCKFYHSGAKCYQGDNCKFSHDDLTKETKKLLDKVLNMDEELINEDERELEELRKRGITPLPKPPPGVGLLPTPPEHFPFSDPEDDFQTDLSDDFKKIPSLFEIVVKPTVDLAHKIGKKPPAYYNSASPPGPQFQGSSPCSQHIYSSGSSPGPGPNMSQGQNSPVMLPGSPGHHPCVGPSGLPVPQSPPEIVGPHSQPDTPLTPSSVSGTYHSPGFPGHAVKVPRENHCSPSSSYQQIPGEMQLNTNYESLQNPAEFYDNYYSQHAAHNFQPPDNSGDGMWHGEFAQQQPSIAEDSPNLGSGHDTSSSLTGHGQLSTPGLLPAVQRALFLRLTQRYQEDEELASNHPHRTPSKEEDDTGNWYSSSEEEEGSSVKSILRTLQKQTETLRSQQQPSSELSPPTDPRLAKEKNKGSQVVDPRLRNIPRQDARKSSESVPVDLRLAWDPRKLRGNGSGHTSSSVGGAKFDLHHANAGANIKQKRGDDDEEDTERELREKAFLIPLDSSPGVILQDPRSQLRQFSHIKMDIILSKPNFAKHIVWAPEDLLPVPLPKPDPVSSINLPLPPLIADQRLHRLWNTKGDLQQNPLSMDPKLATKAKSNPTNREGYLEQFGDLHSSGSKLGDPRLQKNFDPRLHRLPSTESHQVGMKESHTSKNAPQLARLSPGSSQPSGAVTSSPSPGALYPYAPKLSSSTGLPLGTPSSVLSGISLYDPREQGSSPTSELATASLGENAENQKKSGGLKNNDKIEPPGEAILAPKTTPNVEVTVAGLADTQADVLRSSGKVQVPAVHSLPIQALAGLIRPPYSDPRQVRQPGQGSPTPDSEPSRETDDRSLKEVFKTFDPTASPFC encoded by the exons ATGACCTCAAAGAAGGATCAACATAACAAGAAGTTTAAAAGTAAAGAGTATGACGAGTACAGTGCCTACAGTGATGACAACTTTGGTAGCTACAGTGATGACAACTTTGGTAGCTACAGTCAGGAAACAGAGGAAGATTTTGCCAATCAGCTGAAACAGTACAGACAAGCTAAAGAAACCTCAAGTACTTCTTTAGGGTCATCATTTTCTAAAGaatcagggaaaaaaacaagactgAAAGGAGCTCAGCAAG gtACTGAACAGAGgattaaaagttttaatattagTCGTGGACGTGGTTTGCCGAAGAAAATCAAACGAAAAGACCGTGGAGGAAGAGTCAATAAAGGGCCCGGTGTTTTTTCAGGAATGGATGACTTTCAAGAG TATAGTAAACCAGGGAAAAAATGGAAGGTGATGACTCAGGAATTTATTAACCAGCACACCGTGGAACACAAAGGAAAGCAAATCTGTAAATACTTCTTGGAAGGAAGATGTATTAAG ggAGATCAATGTAAATTTGATCATGATGCTGagttggaaaagagaaaagagatctGCAAGTTTTATTTACAAGGATACTGTACCAAAGGAGAGAACTGCATTTATATGCATA atgAATTCCCATGCAAGTTTTATCATAGTGGAGCAAAATGTTATCAAGGAGACAACTGTAAATTTTCCCATGATGATttgacaaaagaaacaaagaaacttttGGATAAA GTGTTGAATATGGATGAAGAACTTATAAATGAAGATGAACGAGAATTAGAAGAACTTAGAAAGCGTGGCATAACTCCTCTTCCCAAACCACCTCCTGGAGTTGGGCTTTTGCCAACTCCACCAgagcattttcctttttctgatccTGAAGACGATTTTCAGACAGATCTCTCTGATGATTTCAAAAAAATTCCATCTCTTTTTGAAATAGTTGTAAAACCAACTGTGGATTTAGCACATAAAATTGGGAAGAA aCCACCAGCATATTATAATAGTGCCTCACCACCAGGACCACAATTTCAGGGAAGCAGCCCATGTTCTCAGCATATCTATAGTTCTGGGTCAAGTCCAGGTCCTGGACCTAACATGTCTCAGGGACAAAATAGTCCTGTGATGCTCCCAGGCTCACCTGGACATCACCCATGTGTTGGACCTTCAGGTCTACCAGTGCCACAGAGCCCACCTGAAATCGTAGGTCCTCATAGTCAACCAGATACACCCTTGACACCATCGAGTGTGAGTGGTACTTACCACTCGCCAGGCTTCCCGGGACATGCTGTGAAAGTGCCCAGAGAGAACCACTGCTCTCCAAGCTCATCATACCAGCAAATTCCTGGGGAAATGCAGCTCAATACCAATTATGAGTCCCTGCAGAACCCAGCTGAGTTTTATGACAATTATTATTCACAGCATGCTGCCCATAATTTTCAGCCTCCTGATAACTCTGGTG ATGGGATGTGGCATGGAGAATTTGCCCAGCAGCAACCCTCCATTGCTGAGGATTCACCTAACCTGGGAAGTGGGCATGACACCAGCAGCAGCCTGACAGGCCATGGCCAGCTGTCTACTCCAGGACTCCTCCCTGCTGTGCAGAGAGCTCTTTTCCTCCGACTTACTCAGAGATACCAAGAAGATGAAGAGTTAGCCAGCAACCACCCTCACAGGACACCAAGCAAGGAAGAAG ATGATACAGGTAACTGGTATTCCAGCagtgaagaggaagaaggaagcagTGTCAAGTCAATACTGAGAACGTTacagaaacaaacagaaacattAAGGAGCCAGCAACAACCTTCCTCAGAACTCAGCCCTCCTACTGACCCGAGACttgctaaagagaaaaataaaggaagtcaAGTGGTTGATCCTAGACTCAGGAACATCCCAAGACAAGATGCTAGAAAGTCTTCTGAGTCTGTCCCAGTGGATCTTAGACTTGCATGGGATCCCAGGAAACTAAGAGGGAACGGAAGTGGTCACACAAGCTCTTCTGTTGGTGGAGCCAAGTTTGATTTACATCATGCAAATGCTGGTGCTAATATCAAACAAAAACGAGGAGATGACGATGAAGAAGATACAGAAAGAGAATTGAGAGAAAAAGCTTTCTTAATACCTTTGGATTCTTCACCGGGTGTAATATTGCAGGATCCAAGGTCACAATTGAGACAGTTCAGTCACATCAAAATGGACATTATCCTAAGCAAACCCAACTTCGCAAAGCACATCGTGTGGGCTCCAGAAGACTTGCTTCCAGTACCTTTACCTAAGCCTGATCCAGTGTCTTCAATCAACTTACCTCTTCCCCCTCTTATAGCTGACCAGAGGCTCCATAGGCTATGGAACACAAAAGGTGATCTTCAGCAAAACCCACTGTCCATGGATCCAAAATTAGCAACCAAAGCCAAAAGTAATCCAACAAATAGAGAAGGCTACTTAGAACAATTTGGAGACTTGCACAGTTCAGGAAGTAAACTAGGAGATCCTAGGCTGCAAAAAAATTTCGATCCCAGACTTCACAGACTGCCCAGTACCGAGTCTCATCAAGTAGGTATGAAGGAATCACATACATCAAAGAATGCCCCTCAGTTAGCTAGATTGAGCCCTGGTTCATCACAGCCCTCAGGGGCAGTCACTAGCAGCCCTAGTCCTGGGGCTCTGTATCCATATGCCCCTAAGCTCTCCTCTTCAACAGGCCTTCCACTGGGAACTCCAAGTTCTGTCCTCAGTGGTATTAGTTTGTACGACCCCAGGGAGCAGGGTTCATCACCTACATCAGAGCTAGCCACAGCTTCTTTAGGAGAAAATGcagagaaccaaaaaaaaagtggtggtttaaaaaataatgacaaaatagaGCCTCCTGGAGAAGCAATCCTGGCACCGAAAACCACTCCAAATGTGGAAGTCACTGTCGCTGGGCTGGCTGACACACAAGCAGATGTTCTCAGGAGCTCTGGGAAGGTTCAGGTCCCAGCAGTGCATAGTCTTCCTATTCAGGCCTTGGCGGGCTTGATTAGACCCCCGTACAGCGATCCAAGGCAGGTGAGGCAACCAGGCCAGGGGAGCCCGACTCCAGACAGTGAGCCCAGTAGGGAAACAGATGACAGATCTCTAAAGgaggtttttaaaacttttgaccCGACGGCCTCACCATTTTGTTAG